In Stomoxys calcitrans chromosome 2, idStoCalc2.1, whole genome shotgun sequence, the following proteins share a genomic window:
- the LOC106084459 gene encoding glutamyl aminopeptidase isoform X1, with product MSTSKVRQQLSFRLPKELRPQKYDLRLQPDLKNKTFAGTIKIILEVINPISFIPVHSKLLRVQTKEVQQLDEELRPQRLIIPTLTYEDPHFEYWVTEFEKPLDVGIYSMQLDFSGSLVDRIVGFYQSSYLDKDRNEKRSIATSKFEPTYARQAFPCFDEPAMKAKFSITLVRPTADGYHALSNMDVKNEEAIGNGLTAVHFNESVPMSTYLACFIVSDFAHKEKTVRGMLPGVADFKMRAFSTAAQIEKVNYALNAGVGITEYYIQYFDISYPLPKLDMAAIPDFVSGAMEHWGLVTYRETALLYDKSISASYDKQRVATVLAHELAHMWFGNLVTMNWWNDLWLNEGFATHIQYKGVNHIHPEWDMLDQFIIADLHGVMKLDATLASHPIVQTVENPNQITELFDSITYSKGASIIRMLEDLVGPEKFRQATSNYLNKMRYSNAETNDFLTEVEAMKFDFDVKLIMKTWTEQMGLPVIEVKRDGETFTLTQNRFFANPDDYKSNHSDSAFNYRWSIPITYFTSSNSEVQRTIFNYDETSKQVVLSVPVDVEWIKINKNQVGYYRVNYPLDMWKSIIKALIYTRGVFNNADRTHLLSDVFALADAGQLEYGIAMDLSKYLAKELDYVPWSVAAERLCVIKNLLSATDLYCDFVKYARLLLKNVYQSVTWDVSVDHLQNLLRVVVINASCNFGESEALKEAGKRFQIWLSNPEARPHPDIRSSVYYYGMQSVGNEQCWNQVWELFIAETDAQEKVKLMEALAAINEPQILQRFINLAWNENNVRRQDYFTCLQNISRNPVGLSLVWDYVRENWPRMVERFGINERYLGRMIPAITARFATQTKLAEMEAFFVKYPEAGAGTAARKEALETVKYNIKWLEQNLKPISKWFKSGRP from the exons ATGAGTACATCGAAAGTAAGACAGCAGCTATCCTTTCGGCTACCCAAGGAGCTACGGCCACAAAAATATGATTTAAGGCTACAACCCGATTTGAAGAACAAAACATTTGCGGGGACTATAAAAATAATACTGGAAGTGATAAATCCCATTTCATTTATACCCGTCCACTCAAAACTTCTTAGAGTTCAGACCAAGGAGGTGCAACAGTTGGATGAAGAGCTGAGACCACAACGCTTGATAATACCTACATTGACCTATGAGGATCCACATTTTGAGTATTGGGTAACAGAATTTGAAAAGCCTTTGGATGTAGGCATATACTCTATGCAATTAGATTTTAGTGGTTCCCTGGTGGATCGAATTGTGGGATTCTATCAAAGTTCCTACCTCGACAAGGATCGCAATGAGAAAAG aTCAATCGCTACATCGAAATTTGAACCTACATATGCTCGTCAGGCATTCCCTTGTTTCGATGAGCCTGCAATGAAAGCTAAATTTAGCATTACATTGGTAAGACCAACAGCAGATGGTTATCATGCACTCTCCAACATGGATGTAAAG AACGAGGAGGCTATAGGTAATGGTCTAACCGCAGTGCATTTCAATGAAAGCGTTCCTATGAGTACTTATCTAGCCTGCTTTATTGTTTCTGACTTCGCACACAAAGAGAAAACTGTGCGTGGCATGCTTCCCGGAGTAGCTGACTTTAAAATGCGCGCCTTTTCTACAGCTGCTCAAATAGAGAAGGTGAATTACGCTCTAAATGCCGGAGTGGGCATCACAGAGTACTATATTCAGTACTTTGATATTTCATATCCATTGCCAAAACTGGATATGGCAGCAATTCCCGATTTCGTTTCGGGCGCTATGGAACATTGGGGTTTGGTAACTTACCGCGAAACAGCCTTGCTGTATGACAAAAGTATAAGTGCAAGCTATGACAAGCAAAGAGTGGCCACAGTGTTGGCACATGAACTCGCTCATATGTGGTTTGGCAATTTGG TGACTATGAATTGGTGGAATGATTTATGGTTAAACGAAGGCTTTGCAACCCACATTCAATACAAGGGGGTTAATCACATACACCCCGAATGGGATATg CTTGATCAATTTATCATAGCCGATTTACATGGTGTTATGAAATTAGATGCTACCTTGGCATCACATCCCATTGTGCAAACTGTGGAAAATCCCAATCAAATAACTGAACTGTTTGACAGTATAACCTACTCCAAAGGAGCCTCTATTATTCGCATGCTAGAAGATTTGGTGGGGCCAGAGAAGTTTCGCCAAGCCACCAGCAATTACTTAAATAAAATGCGTTATTCCAATGCCGAAACAAATGATTTTCTAACCGAAGTGGAGGCtatgaaatttgattttgatgTCAA GCTTATaatgaaaacatggacagagCAAATGGGTTTACCTGTCATAGAGGTCAAACGTGACGGGGAAACCTTTACTTTAACCCAAAACAGATTTTTTGCCAACCCCGACGATTATAAAAGCAATCATAGCGATTCCGCATTTAA cTATCGTTGGTCCATTCCAATAACTTACTTTACCAGCTCAAATTCAGAGGTACAGCGCACAATCTTCAATTATGATGAAACAAGTAAGCAGG TCGTTCTTTCTGTTCCCGTTGATGTTGAATGGATCAAGATTAACAAGAACCAAGTAGGATACTATCGCGTTAATTATCCCCTCGATATGTGGAAATCCataataaaagctttaatttacACCAGAGGCGTTTTCAACAATGCCGATCGCACCCATTTGTTGAGTGATGTTTTTGCTTTGGCCGATGCTGGTCAGCTGGAATATGGCATTGCTATGGATTTGAGCAAATATCTCGCAAAGGAGCTAGACTATGTGCCTTGGAGTGTGGCTGCGGAACGATTATGTGTCATCAAAAATTTATTGAGCGCCACCGATTTGTATTGTGATTTTGTTAAATATGCTCGTTTGTTGTTGAAAAATGTCTATCAATCGGTGACATGGGATGTGagtgtggatcatttgcaaaa CCTTTTGCGTGTTGTTGTTATAAATGCAAGCTGCAACTTTGGTGAATCTGAGGCCTTAAAAGAAGCTGGCAAACGTTTCCAAATATGGTTGTCTAACCCAGAGGCAAGACCGCATCCCGATATTCGTTCCTCTGTCTACTACTATGGCATGCAAAGTGTAGGCAATGAGCAATGTTGGAATCAGGTATGGGAGCTGTTTATTGCCGAAACCGATGCTCAAGAGAAAGTCAAATTAATGGAAGCCTTGGCCGCCATCAATGAACCCCAAATTTTGCAACG CTTCATTAATTTAGCCTGGAATGAAAATAATGTTCGTCGACAAGACTACTTTACGTGCTTACAGAACATATCCCGAAATCCGGTGGGACTATCTTTAGTCTGGGATTATGTTCGCGAAAATTGGCCTCGCATGGTTGAACGTTTCGGCATTAACGAACGCTACTTAGGCCGAATGATTCCAGCGAT
- the LOC106084459 gene encoding glutamyl aminopeptidase isoform X2 translates to MSTSKVRQQLSFRLPKELRPQKYDLRLQPDLKNKTFAGTIKIILEVINPISFIPVHSKLLRVQTKEVQQLDEELRPQRLIIPTLTYEDPHFEYWVTEFEKPLDVGIYSMQLDFSGSLVDRIVGFYQSSYLDKDRNEKRSIATSKFEPTYARQAFPCFDEPAMKAKFSITLVRPTADGYHALSNMDVKNEEAIGNGLTAVHFNESVPMSTYLACFIVSDFAHKEKTVRGMLPGVADFKMRAFSTAAQIEKVNYALNAGVGITEYYIQYFDISYPLPKLDMAAIPDFVSGAMEHWGLVTYRETALLYDKSISASYDKQRVATVLAHELAHMWFGNLVTMNWWNDLWLNEGFATHIQYKGVNHIHPEWDMLDQFIIADLHGVMKLDATLASHPIVQTVENPNQITELFDSITYSKGASIIRMLEDLVGPEKFRQATSNYLNKMRYSNAETNDFLTEVEAMKFDFDVKLIMKTWTEQMGLPVIEVKRDGETFTLTQNRFFANPDDYKSNHSDSAFNYRWSIPITYFTSSNSEVQRTIFNYDETIVLSVPVDVEWIKINKNQVGYYRVNYPLDMWKSIIKALIYTRGVFNNADRTHLLSDVFALADAGQLEYGIAMDLSKYLAKELDYVPWSVAAERLCVIKNLLSATDLYCDFVKYARLLLKNVYQSVTWDVSVDHLQNLLRVVVINASCNFGESEALKEAGKRFQIWLSNPEARPHPDIRSSVYYYGMQSVGNEQCWNQVWELFIAETDAQEKVKLMEALAAINEPQILQRFINLAWNENNVRRQDYFTCLQNISRNPVGLSLVWDYVRENWPRMVERFGINERYLGRMIPAITARFATQTKLAEMEAFFVKYPEAGAGTAARKEALETVKYNIKWLEQNLKPISKWFKSGRP, encoded by the exons ATGAGTACATCGAAAGTAAGACAGCAGCTATCCTTTCGGCTACCCAAGGAGCTACGGCCACAAAAATATGATTTAAGGCTACAACCCGATTTGAAGAACAAAACATTTGCGGGGACTATAAAAATAATACTGGAAGTGATAAATCCCATTTCATTTATACCCGTCCACTCAAAACTTCTTAGAGTTCAGACCAAGGAGGTGCAACAGTTGGATGAAGAGCTGAGACCACAACGCTTGATAATACCTACATTGACCTATGAGGATCCACATTTTGAGTATTGGGTAACAGAATTTGAAAAGCCTTTGGATGTAGGCATATACTCTATGCAATTAGATTTTAGTGGTTCCCTGGTGGATCGAATTGTGGGATTCTATCAAAGTTCCTACCTCGACAAGGATCGCAATGAGAAAAG aTCAATCGCTACATCGAAATTTGAACCTACATATGCTCGTCAGGCATTCCCTTGTTTCGATGAGCCTGCAATGAAAGCTAAATTTAGCATTACATTGGTAAGACCAACAGCAGATGGTTATCATGCACTCTCCAACATGGATGTAAAG AACGAGGAGGCTATAGGTAATGGTCTAACCGCAGTGCATTTCAATGAAAGCGTTCCTATGAGTACTTATCTAGCCTGCTTTATTGTTTCTGACTTCGCACACAAAGAGAAAACTGTGCGTGGCATGCTTCCCGGAGTAGCTGACTTTAAAATGCGCGCCTTTTCTACAGCTGCTCAAATAGAGAAGGTGAATTACGCTCTAAATGCCGGAGTGGGCATCACAGAGTACTATATTCAGTACTTTGATATTTCATATCCATTGCCAAAACTGGATATGGCAGCAATTCCCGATTTCGTTTCGGGCGCTATGGAACATTGGGGTTTGGTAACTTACCGCGAAACAGCCTTGCTGTATGACAAAAGTATAAGTGCAAGCTATGACAAGCAAAGAGTGGCCACAGTGTTGGCACATGAACTCGCTCATATGTGGTTTGGCAATTTGG TGACTATGAATTGGTGGAATGATTTATGGTTAAACGAAGGCTTTGCAACCCACATTCAATACAAGGGGGTTAATCACATACACCCCGAATGGGATATg CTTGATCAATTTATCATAGCCGATTTACATGGTGTTATGAAATTAGATGCTACCTTGGCATCACATCCCATTGTGCAAACTGTGGAAAATCCCAATCAAATAACTGAACTGTTTGACAGTATAACCTACTCCAAAGGAGCCTCTATTATTCGCATGCTAGAAGATTTGGTGGGGCCAGAGAAGTTTCGCCAAGCCACCAGCAATTACTTAAATAAAATGCGTTATTCCAATGCCGAAACAAATGATTTTCTAACCGAAGTGGAGGCtatgaaatttgattttgatgTCAA GCTTATaatgaaaacatggacagagCAAATGGGTTTACCTGTCATAGAGGTCAAACGTGACGGGGAAACCTTTACTTTAACCCAAAACAGATTTTTTGCCAACCCCGACGATTATAAAAGCAATCATAGCGATTCCGCATTTAA cTATCGTTGGTCCATTCCAATAACTTACTTTACCAGCTCAAATTCAGAGGTACAGCGCACAATCTTCAATTATGATGAAACAA TCGTTCTTTCTGTTCCCGTTGATGTTGAATGGATCAAGATTAACAAGAACCAAGTAGGATACTATCGCGTTAATTATCCCCTCGATATGTGGAAATCCataataaaagctttaatttacACCAGAGGCGTTTTCAACAATGCCGATCGCACCCATTTGTTGAGTGATGTTTTTGCTTTGGCCGATGCTGGTCAGCTGGAATATGGCATTGCTATGGATTTGAGCAAATATCTCGCAAAGGAGCTAGACTATGTGCCTTGGAGTGTGGCTGCGGAACGATTATGTGTCATCAAAAATTTATTGAGCGCCACCGATTTGTATTGTGATTTTGTTAAATATGCTCGTTTGTTGTTGAAAAATGTCTATCAATCGGTGACATGGGATGTGagtgtggatcatttgcaaaa CCTTTTGCGTGTTGTTGTTATAAATGCAAGCTGCAACTTTGGTGAATCTGAGGCCTTAAAAGAAGCTGGCAAACGTTTCCAAATATGGTTGTCTAACCCAGAGGCAAGACCGCATCCCGATATTCGTTCCTCTGTCTACTACTATGGCATGCAAAGTGTAGGCAATGAGCAATGTTGGAATCAGGTATGGGAGCTGTTTATTGCCGAAACCGATGCTCAAGAGAAAGTCAAATTAATGGAAGCCTTGGCCGCCATCAATGAACCCCAAATTTTGCAACG CTTCATTAATTTAGCCTGGAATGAAAATAATGTTCGTCGACAAGACTACTTTACGTGCTTACAGAACATATCCCGAAATCCGGTGGGACTATCTTTAGTCTGGGATTATGTTCGCGAAAATTGGCCTCGCATGGTTGAACGTTTCGGCATTAACGAACGCTACTTAGGCCGAATGATTCCAGCGAT